The window TTGGCACCCAGCCAGTCGGTATTCAGGCCGCGCAGAATCACCCGCCCATCCTGCTCCTGACGAAAAACCAAGGTGTTGACTGCCCCAATCTTTTCTGCAATCGGATCAATCTCGTCCAAAAAGGGAATAACTGCCGCCTTATGGGGCACAGTGACACTGACGCCTTGGAAGCCCAGGGCCCGCAGGCCTGCGATCCCCTGTTCAACATCCTGGACCTCCATCGGAACATAGACCCGATTCATTCCCAGCTCGGCAAAGGCAGCATTATGCATGGCCGGGCTCATGGAATGGCGAACCGGATTGCCGATTATCCCATATAATTCTGTTTTTCCATCAATAGCCATAATTTTTTCTCAAAAAATCTCTTAAAAATGACAGAACAAAGGGCTCAGGCAAGCAGGGAGGTCAACGCTTTCAGCTTCTCAAGCGATAACTGGCCAGGGGCCGTGGCCTGGGCATCATTCAGACAGGCATAGGTCATATAGCCACCAAGATAGAGGGTAGCAAGACGGGAGATGCGTCCCGGCGTCCCCATACAGAAACAACTGAGGGGAAAATCTGCTTCCTTGGCCTGCTCCTGCAAGCGGAGAACCCGCAGGGCATCTTCCATGCAATGTGCCGTGGTCACGAGCTTGCCGATATGCGCACCACTCTCCATCATCTCCACCAGCACCTGCTCTAATTCAGCCTGTGACGGGGTATTGTCAAAATTATGCCAGGAAATAATCATCTGGGTCGAACTGAGCTCCATACCTGCCAGCAGCCGCTTACGCAAACGTCGATTCGCCCGCAGTTCAAAATCAACATAAGCGGCATCACGCCGAACAGCCTCAAGCAAAGGAAGAATCCGCCGTTCTTCAGACCCCTCAAAGGCCCCGCCTTCCCAAAGTGGTCGATAGGTAAAAAGTAGCGGTTTATCGAGGGCAACGCAGCAACCCGCCACATCGGGACGCAACATACTGTCCAGACGCACCTCAATCACATCGGCCCGATCCCCCGCCTGTCGGGCCTGCTCAACAAGAGCAGCCACATCGCCTCCAGCCAGGGATACGCAGATCTTTCCGTTTTTCATTTAGTCTGTCCCGATCTTTAAGGTACCTATAATATCAACCAAACGATCCTCTCCCTGCTCCTGCAGATACCCTTTCAGCCCCTGCACAATATTACCTGTGGAGGACGGATCATAGAAATTCGCAGTCCCTACCTGGACCGCTGTGGCCCCGGCCAGGAAAAATTCCAGGGCATCGTTTGCTGTGGTAATGCCACCTATCCCGATCACCGGCAGGGAAACCGCCTGGGCAACCTGCCAGACCATGCGCAGGGCCACCGGTTTAATGGCCGGACCGGAGAGCCCACCGATCACATTCGCCAATTTCGGCCTGCGACTGACCGGATCAATAGCCATGCCGATCAGGGTATTAATCAAAGAAACCGCATCGGCTCCTGCTCCTTCAACCGCCTTAGCCATCAAGACAATATCAGTGACATTTGGAGAGAGTTTGACGATCAAGGGAAGTTGGGAAGCCTGACGTACGGCTTCGGTTACCCGAGCCGCCATCTCCGGCACGGTCCCAAAGGCAACACCGCCCTTTTTCACATTGGGACAGGAGATATTCACCTCCAGAGCAGCAACCCCTTCCACTCCGTCCAGTTTGCGGGCGATCTCACTGTACTCCTCCACGGAATCACCGAGGATATTCACCACAACCGGGGTAGAGAGTTTCCGCAGATAGGGCATCTTTCCCGAAATAAACCGATCAACCCCGACATTCTCCAGACCAATGGCATTAAGCATCCCACAGGAGGTTTCTACGATTCTCGGCGGAGGATTTCCCGGTTTGGGTTGCAGCGAGATTCCCTTCACAATGATGCCACCCAGTTGATCAAGATCAACCAGATTCTCAAATTCACGGGCATAGCCAAAGGTACCTGACGCGGTCATGACTGGATTGCGCAGGACCAGAGAACCGATCTGCACCCGCAGATCAGGCGCATTGCAATTTTCCGGGCATCCTGTGCCTTCTCCATACGATTCTCTCATTCCAGACTCCATTCCAGGTTCTCCGCCTTAAAGACAGGTCCCTGTTTACAAACATGAACCAAACCTCTTTTTCCATTGACCGTACAGCCAAGACAGGCCCCTATGCCGCAGGCCATATGGGTCTCCAGGGAAACCTGGCACTTCACCTCTGCCTGTCGGCATTGGCGAACAACATTTTCCATCATGAGATGAGGGCCACAGGTGTAGACCTGGGTCATCTCCGGCAGGATAAAATCAAGAAGATCCGGAATAAAGCCCTTATGCCCGATACTACCGTCATCTGTTGCACGCTGAACCGTATAGCCCAAGGCGGCGAATTCCTCATCCAGGGGCGTCAGTTCATCTTGGGTACGGGCACCGAGCAGCACATAATCATTCCCGGTCTCCCGCCCGGTCATGTGCAATTGCTCAGCCAAAAAAAGTAAGGGGGCGATTCCCATCCCGCCGCCGATCAGACAGACAGGTCCTTCATCAGGAAGGACAAAACCATTCCCCAGGGGGCCAACCAGATCCAGCTCATCACCGAGACAACAGTGGGCCAGCATCTCGGTTCCCTTACCAATTATCTTGAAAAGTAAGGAGATATCACCATTCGCAAAGACACGATGGATAGAAAAAGGACGACGAAGCAGGGGATCAAGGCCATCAGAAACCCGCACCATAACAAACTGACCTGGCTGGGCATGAGCAGCAATCCTCGGGGCCTGTAAGGTGAGACGATATACATCGTCCGCCAAGCGATCCCTCCCGACAAGGCTGCATTTTTGCTGGAATTCAGACATGAAAAAGGCTACAAGTAAGCATTAACAAAGAAAGGCGATACAACAGAGGGCGCGCTGCCCACTGGTCCGGCTATAATAACCGGCACAGCTTTTTGATTCAAGGAAACAATATCTTCAACTCCAAAAGCAGCTCTAACCATCATCATGGAATCACTCTTTCTTCTTTACAGCTTCATTTTCGGCGCCCTGATCGGCTCATTCCTCAATGTTGTGAT is drawn from Candidatus Electrothrix aestuarii and contains these coding sequences:
- the aroD gene encoding type I 3-dehydroquinate dehydratase encodes the protein MKNGKICVSLAGGDVAALVEQARQAGDRADVIEVRLDSMLRPDVAGCCVALDKPLLFTYRPLWEGGAFEGSEERRILPLLEAVRRDAAYVDFELRANRRLRKRLLAGMELSSTQMIISWHNFDNTPSQAELEQVLVEMMESGAHIGKLVTTAHCMEDALRVLRLQEQAKEADFPLSCFCMGTPGRISRLATLYLGGYMTYACLNDAQATAPGQLSLEKLKALTSLLA
- a CDS encoding dihydroorotate dehydrogenase produces the protein MRESYGEGTGCPENCNAPDLRVQIGSLVLRNPVMTASGTFGYAREFENLVDLDQLGGIIVKGISLQPKPGNPPPRIVETSCGMLNAIGLENVGVDRFISGKMPYLRKLSTPVVVNILGDSVEEYSEIARKLDGVEGVAALEVNISCPNVKKGGVAFGTVPEMAARVTEAVRQASQLPLIVKLSPNVTDIVLMAKAVEGAGADAVSLINTLIGMAIDPVSRRPKLANVIGGLSGPAIKPVALRMVWQVAQAVSLPVIGIGGITTANDALEFFLAGATAVQVGTANFYDPSSTGNIVQGLKGYLQEQGEDRLVDIIGTLKIGTD
- a CDS encoding dihydroorotate dehydrogenase electron transfer subunit, with protein sequence MSEFQQKCSLVGRDRLADDVYRLTLQAPRIAAHAQPGQFVMVRVSDGLDPLLRRPFSIHRVFANGDISLLFKIIGKGTEMLAHCCLGDELDLVGPLGNGFVLPDEGPVCLIGGGMGIAPLLFLAEQLHMTGRETGNDYVLLGARTQDELTPLDEEFAALGYTVQRATDDGSIGHKGFIPDLLDFILPEMTQVYTCGPHLMMENVVRQCRQAEVKCQVSLETHMACGIGACLGCTVNGKRGLVHVCKQGPVFKAENLEWSLE